The Phaeobacter sp. A36a-5a genome contains a region encoding:
- a CDS encoding glycosyltransferase family 2 protein, whose translation MTGPERAPGTVPLPEISLAAAYRLRWQRRRLLWRSFRSRHQLTTLTDRTRILQRDAILAITVLRNEATRLPFFLAFYRDLGVDHFLIVDNGSDDGSAAYLAGQPDVSLWHTGASYRDARFGLDWATWLQIRYGHRRWCLSVDADELLVFGGDARHGLRGLTDWLDRHGRAGFGALMLDLFPKGSVGEVSYVPGDDPRRVLPWFDTGPYRRVRQAPRGNLWVQGGLRERVFFPDEPQRGPTLNKVPLVKWHRSFAYTNSTHAMLPRRLNALYDGPGGAGPSGVLLHSKFLPEITKKAEIEKRRGQHFSAPELFDGYYNQLAAAPDLWHSDAIRYQGPDQLEALGLARAPDWDAD comes from the coding sequence GTGACGGGGCCAGAGCGGGCTCCAGGTACTGTACCGCTGCCGGAAATCTCCCTGGCGGCGGCCTATCGGCTGAGGTGGCAGCGACGTCGGCTGCTTTGGCGCTCTTTCCGGTCCCGGCATCAGCTGACGACGCTGACGGACCGCACTCGCATTTTGCAACGGGATGCAATTCTTGCCATCACAGTGCTGCGCAATGAAGCGACCCGGCTTCCGTTTTTCCTGGCCTTTTATCGCGATCTGGGTGTCGACCATTTTCTGATCGTCGACAATGGCAGCGATGATGGCAGCGCCGCCTATCTTGCCGGTCAGCCTGATGTCTCGCTCTGGCATACAGGCGCCAGCTATCGCGATGCTCGGTTTGGTCTCGACTGGGCGACATGGCTTCAGATCCGTTATGGTCACCGGCGCTGGTGTCTTAGTGTTGATGCAGATGAATTGCTGGTGTTTGGCGGTGATGCCCGGCACGGTCTGCGCGGATTGACAGATTGGCTGGACCGTCATGGCAGGGCTGGCTTCGGTGCCTTGATGCTGGATCTTTTTCCGAAGGGGTCAGTGGGAGAGGTGAGTTACGTCCCAGGTGATGATCCCCGCCGAGTATTGCCGTGGTTTGATACCGGGCCATATCGCCGGGTTCGACAGGCGCCGCGCGGCAACCTGTGGGTACAGGGCGGCCTCAGGGAGCGGGTGTTTTTTCCTGATGAGCCGCAGCGGGGACCTACGCTGAACAAGGTGCCGCTGGTCAAATGGCACCGCAGCTTCGCCTATACGAATTCTACCCATGCAATGCTGCCCAGGCGGTTGAATGCACTATACGATGGGCCAGGTGGGGCAGGTCCGTCCGGGGTTCTGCTGCACAGCAAATTCTTGCCCGAAATCACCAAGAAGGCAGAGATCGAAAAGCGGCGTGGCCAGCATTTCAGCGCGCCGGAATTGTTCGACGGCTATTACAACCAATTGGCTGCGGCACCGGATCTCTGGCACAGCGACGCGATCCGATATCAGGGACCGGATCAGTTGGAGGCATTGGGGCTGGCCCGCGCCCCTGATTGGGACGCGGACTGA
- a CDS encoding ABC transporter permease subunit — protein sequence MRRFFLIAIPYAWLLALFLVPFAIVFKIALSDAAVARPPYMPQFDWVTGIGAFIADLDFENFVWLTEDDLYWKAYLSSLRIAVISTLLTLLVGYPMAYGMARAPSEWRPTLMMLVILPFWTSFLIRVYAWMGILSNEGLLNQFLIWLGIIDTPLTILNTNTAVYIGIVYTYLPFMILPIYSALERLDGSLIEAAEDLGCSRTQAFWLVTIPLSRAGIIAGCFLVFIPTLGEFVIPSLLGGSDTLMIGKVLWEEFFSNRDWPVASAVAVVLLLILIVPIVLFQRNQQKQQEAEQ from the coding sequence ATGCGCCGCTTTTTCCTGATTGCCATCCCATACGCCTGGCTTCTAGCGCTGTTCCTTGTGCCCTTTGCCATCGTGTTCAAGATCGCCCTGTCGGACGCCGCCGTGGCGCGCCCGCCTTATATGCCGCAGTTCGACTGGGTCACTGGTATCGGCGCCTTTATTGCGGATCTGGATTTTGAGAATTTCGTCTGGCTGACAGAGGACGACCTCTATTGGAAAGCCTATCTCAGCTCGCTTCGGATCGCTGTGATCTCAACTCTGCTGACCCTGCTGGTCGGCTACCCCATGGCCTATGGCATGGCCCGCGCCCCGTCTGAATGGCGTCCGACGCTGATGATGTTGGTGATCCTGCCCTTCTGGACCAGCTTCCTGATCCGCGTTTATGCATGGATGGGCATCCTGTCGAATGAGGGGCTGTTGAACCAGTTTCTGATCTGGCTTGGGATCATCGACACGCCGCTCACCATTTTGAACACCAATACCGCGGTCTATATCGGCATCGTCTACACCTACCTGCCGTTCATGATTTTGCCGATATACTCGGCACTGGAGCGGCTGGACGGATCGCTCATCGAGGCTGCCGAGGATCTGGGCTGCTCACGTACGCAGGCCTTCTGGTTGGTCACCATCCCGCTGTCGCGCGCCGGCATCATTGCGGGCTGCTTCCTCGTCTTTATTCCGACGCTAGGCGAATTCGTGATCCCGTCACTGCTGGGGGGGTCGGACACGCTGATGATCGGCAAGGTTCTGTGGGAAGAGTTCTTCTCCAACCGTGACTGGCCAGTGGCCTCTGCGGTGGCAGTTGTGCTGCTATTGATCCTGATCGTGCCGATCGTGCTGTTCCAGCGCAACCAGCAGAAACAACAGGAGGCGGAACAATGA
- a CDS encoding ABC transporter permease, whose product MTRMSWFNTVSLTLGFAFLYIPMVILIAYSFNESKLVTVWAGFSVKWYGELLHNEAFLSAALVTLKVAVISSSIATVLGTMAAYVLVRGGRFLGRTLFSGMIYAPLVMPEVITGLSLLLLFIGIGLDRGIMTIVLAHTTFAMCYVSVVVSSRLVTFDRSLEEAALDLGCSQAEAFRLVTLPIIAPAVISGWLLAFTLSLDDLVIASFTAGPAATTLPIKIFSAVRLGVSPEINALSTIMIGIVTVGVVTASLVTKHQLVRQRRDEQNAERS is encoded by the coding sequence ATGACCCGAATGAGCTGGTTCAACACCGTTTCGCTGACGCTGGGATTTGCGTTTCTGTATATCCCGATGGTCATCCTGATCGCCTACAGCTTCAACGAAAGCAAGCTGGTTACCGTCTGGGCCGGGTTCTCTGTCAAATGGTATGGTGAACTGCTGCACAACGAGGCATTCCTCAGTGCGGCATTGGTCACGCTGAAGGTAGCCGTTATCTCCTCCAGCATCGCGACGGTCCTTGGCACCATGGCCGCCTACGTGCTGGTGCGCGGCGGGCGGTTCCTGGGGCGTACGCTGTTTTCCGGCATGATCTACGCGCCATTGGTGATGCCAGAGGTAATCACAGGCCTTTCGCTGCTGCTCCTGTTCATCGGGATCGGGCTGGATCGCGGGATTATGACCATCGTGCTCGCGCATACGACCTTTGCCATGTGCTATGTCTCGGTCGTGGTCTCTTCGCGGTTGGTAACCTTTGATCGATCGCTGGAGGAAGCCGCGCTGGATCTGGGCTGTTCGCAGGCAGAGGCGTTCCGCCTAGTGACGTTACCGATCATCGCGCCCGCAGTGATTTCAGGCTGGCTTCTGGCCTTTACCCTGTCGCTGGACGACCTGGTGATTGCCTCCTTCACCGCAGGCCCTGCGGCAACAACCCTGCCCATCAAGATCTTCTCTGCGGTGCGGCTCGGTGTCAGCCCGGAGATCAACGCGCTCTCGACGATCATGATCGGCATTGTCACCGTCGGCGTTGTCACAGCCTCGCTGGTCACCAAACATCAGTTGGTACGCCAGCGTCGTGACGAGCAGAACGCCGAACGCAGCTAA
- a CDS encoding aspartate aminotransferase family protein — translation MTAITNHLPTAELQALDAAHHMHPFTANGELAEKGARIITRATGVTLTDSEGNQILDAMAGLWCVNIGYGRDELADVAARQMRELPYYNTFFQTTHTPAIALAAKIAELAPEGLNHVFFAGSGSEANDTNIRMVRHYWAMKGKPTKSVIISRKNGYHGSSVGSGSLGGMTAMHEQGGLPIPDIHHINQPNWWAEGGDMAVEEFGLARAQELEQAILELGEDRVAAFIAEPVQGAGGVIVPPATYWPEIQRICDKYEILLIADEVICGFGRTGNWFGSQTMGIRPDIMTIAKGLSSGYAPIGGSIVSDEIAAVIGSGEFNHGYTYSGHPVAAAVALENLRILEEENIIDNVRDVVAPYLKEQWEALVDHPLVGEAKIVGMMGSIALTPNKATRAAFAAETGTVGYICRERCFANNLVMRHVGDRMIISPPLIITPEEIDTLIARARQSLDECYAALKERDLLHSA, via the coding sequence ATGACTGCGATTACAAATCACCTGCCCACGGCCGAGCTTCAGGCTCTGGATGCGGCCCATCACATGCACCCCTTCACCGCAAACGGTGAGCTGGCGGAAAAAGGCGCGCGGATCATCACGCGCGCCACCGGCGTCACGCTGACAGACAGCGAGGGCAACCAGATACTGGATGCCATGGCCGGCCTGTGGTGTGTCAACATTGGCTATGGGCGGGACGAGTTGGCAGATGTCGCCGCCCGCCAGATGCGCGAGCTGCCGTACTACAACACATTCTTTCAGACCACACATACGCCCGCGATCGCGCTGGCGGCGAAAATCGCCGAACTGGCGCCCGAGGGGCTGAACCATGTGTTCTTCGCCGGGTCCGGTTCAGAAGCCAATGACACCAATATTCGCATGGTCCGCCATTATTGGGCGATGAAGGGCAAGCCGACAAAATCGGTGATCATCAGCCGCAAGAACGGGTATCATGGCTCGTCCGTTGGCAGCGGCAGCCTGGGCGGTATGACTGCGATGCACGAACAGGGCGGCCTGCCGATCCCGGATATCCATCATATCAATCAGCCCAACTGGTGGGCCGAAGGCGGCGATATGGCGGTAGAGGAGTTTGGTCTCGCGCGCGCTCAGGAGCTGGAGCAGGCGATTCTTGAGTTGGGCGAAGACCGGGTCGCGGCCTTTATTGCCGAACCGGTTCAGGGCGCCGGCGGTGTCATTGTTCCGCCTGCAACCTACTGGCCCGAGATCCAGCGGATCTGCGACAAATATGAAATCCTGCTGATCGCTGATGAGGTGATCTGCGGCTTCGGGCGTACCGGCAATTGGTTCGGAAGCCAGACCATGGGCATTCGCCCCGATATCATGACCATCGCCAAGGGGCTATCGTCCGGCTATGCGCCGATTGGCGGATCTATTGTCAGCGACGAGATTGCAGCGGTGATTGGATCCGGTGAATTCAATCACGGCTACACCTATTCGGGCCATCCGGTTGCCGCCGCGGTGGCCCTGGAGAACCTGCGCATTCTCGAGGAGGAGAACATCATCGACAATGTGCGTGATGTTGTGGCGCCTTATCTCAAGGAGCAATGGGAGGCGCTCGTCGATCATCCGCTGGTGGGCGAAGCCAAGATTGTCGGCATGATGGGATCGATTGCACTGACCCCGAACAAGGCGACGCGCGCGGCCTTTGCCGCTGAAACCGGAACTGTCGGCTACATCTGCCGGGAGCGGTGCTTTGCCAATAATCTGGTGATGCGCCACGTTGGTGATCGGATGATCATCTCGCCGCCGCTGATCATCACACCCGAAGAGATTGATACGCTCATCGCGCGGGCGCGCCAGTCGCTCGATGAATGTTATGCAGCGCTGAAAGAGCGAGACTTGCTGCACAGCGCGTGA
- a CDS encoding GntR family transcriptional regulator produces the protein MNLSQPAASSGSQPTAKLPAHETVYQTLRGQILFGDLAPGQAVTIQGLVESLGAGMTPVREAIRRLISDGALVFQGNRRVSVPMLRESDLNELIYARKTIECQLARLATTRVSADDITALEAIDTALDQAISAGDVTGYLVQNYRFHTRLYAYADAPILTDLADRLWLRFGPSLRVVCGRLGTQSFPDRHKDILEALHRKDADLAALAMERDVAQGMDQVSQGLNQSS, from the coding sequence GTGAACCTGAGCCAACCAGCCGCATCATCCGGCAGTCAGCCCACTGCCAAACTGCCCGCCCATGAAACCGTCTACCAGACCTTGCGCGGGCAAATTCTGTTTGGCGATCTGGCGCCGGGGCAGGCGGTCACCATCCAGGGTCTGGTCGAGTCGTTGGGGGCCGGGATGACCCCGGTACGCGAAGCCATCCGCCGACTGATCTCTGATGGCGCGCTGGTGTTTCAGGGAAATCGCCGTGTGTCTGTGCCGATGTTACGTGAAAGTGACCTGAACGAGCTGATTTATGCAAGAAAAACAATAGAGTGTCAACTTGCTCGGTTGGCAACCACGCGTGTATCTGCGGATGATATCACCGCGCTGGAGGCCATCGACACAGCTCTGGATCAGGCTATTTCGGCAGGAGACGTCACTGGCTATCTGGTGCAGAACTACCGGTTCCACACGCGGCTTTATGCGTATGCCGATGCGCCTATCCTGACAGATCTGGCGGATCGGCTTTGGCTGCGCTTCGGTCCATCCTTGCGCGTGGTCTGTGGACGGCTTGGTACGCAGAGCTTTCCCGACCGGCACAAGGACATCCTCGAGGCCCTGCATCGCAAGGACGCAGATCTGGCGGCGCTGGCCATGGAGCGGGACGTCGCTCAGGGGATGGATCAGGTAAGTCAGGGGCTGAATCAGTCGAGCTGA
- a CDS encoding polyamine ABC transporter substrate-binding protein — MTLKTMTLTAIVALSSAAAVAEEVRVYNWSDYIDEALLEKFEAETGIELIYDVFDSNELLETKMLAGGSGYDVVVPTGSFLARQIQAGAFQKLDTDKLSNAGNMWDVIKERTARYDPDNLYSINYMWGTTGIGANTAKVEEALGADAPIDSLDLVFNPANMEKLAECGVYILDAPDEMIPAALQYIGEDPNSMDPDVVAKAEPVLMAIRPYVKKFHSSEYINALANGDICVAFGWSGDILQARDRADEAENGVEIVFNAPKEGALMWFDQMAIPVDAPNPDGAHKFLNFIMEAENMAAASNYVYYANGNKASQEFLEEDVINDPAIYPNDDTLKNLYIKEAYPPKLQRTATRMWTKIKSGT; from the coding sequence ATGACACTCAAGACGATGACATTGACAGCCATCGTGGCGCTGAGCAGTGCGGCCGCCGTCGCCGAAGAAGTTCGCGTTTACAACTGGTCCGACTATATTGACGAAGCCTTGCTGGAGAAATTCGAAGCCGAGACCGGCATCGAACTGATCTACGACGTCTTCGACAGCAACGAGTTGCTGGAAACCAAGATGCTGGCCGGCGGCTCCGGTTACGATGTAGTCGTTCCGACCGGCTCGTTCTTGGCGCGTCAGATTCAGGCTGGCGCGTTCCAGAAACTGGATACCGACAAGCTGTCGAACGCAGGCAACATGTGGGACGTGATCAAGGAGCGTACAGCACGCTATGATCCGGACAACCTCTATTCCATCAACTACATGTGGGGCACGACTGGGATCGGTGCAAACACCGCAAAGGTCGAAGAGGCTCTGGGCGCGGATGCACCGATCGACTCGCTCGATCTGGTGTTCAACCCTGCCAACATGGAAAAGCTGGCCGAATGTGGCGTGTACATTCTGGATGCCCCGGACGAGATGATCCCGGCCGCCCTGCAATATATCGGTGAAGATCCCAATAGCATGGACCCCGATGTGGTTGCCAAGGCCGAACCCGTGCTGATGGCGATCCGCCCCTATGTGAAGAAATTCCACAGCTCAGAGTACATCAACGCACTGGCAAATGGTGACATCTGCGTGGCCTTTGGCTGGTCCGGCGATATCCTGCAGGCGCGCGATCGTGCCGACGAGGCCGAAAACGGTGTCGAAATCGTCTTCAACGCGCCCAAGGAAGGCGCACTGATGTGGTTCGACCAGATGGCGATCCCGGTGGACGCCCCTAACCCCGACGGGGCTCACAAGTTCCTGAACTTCATTATGGAAGCCGAGAACATGGCTGCGGCATCCAACTACGTCTATTATGCCAATGGCAACAAGGCGAGCCAGGAGTTCCTCGAAGAGGATGTGATCAACGACCCCGCGATCTATCCGAACGATGACACCCTGAAAAACCTCTACATCAAAGAAGCCTATCCGCCCAAATTGCAGCGTACGGCGACGCGTATGTGGACCAAGATCAAATCTGGGACCTGA
- a CDS encoding ABC transporter ATP-binding protein, whose translation MTIPVFEPWNDPEAKPLIQFQNVTKRFGEFTAIDDLTLGIYEKEFFALLGPSGCGKTTMMRMLAGFETPTEGKIFLSGQDIAPVPPNKRLVNMMFQSYALFPHLSVWDNIAFGLKRENKPKHDIAERVQEMLRLTRLEKFARRKPHQISGGQRQRVALARSLAKAPKLLLLDEPLGALDKKLRQDTQFELMDIQEKTGTTFVIVTHDQEEAMTVASRVAVMDNGQIVQVATPDRIYETPNSLYVADFIGDVNIIDGTASPTGPDEYAVSWKDGAAPLTVKSQATFSDGQACHLAIRPEKVTISADRPAEADNSVQGRILDIAYLGNISTYHVELPSGAVIKAQTANTRRIARRAFTWEDPVWLSWTATAGVLLAN comes from the coding sequence GTGACTATTCCTGTTTTTGAACCCTGGAACGATCCAGAGGCTAAGCCCCTGATCCAATTCCAGAATGTTACCAAGCGCTTTGGTGAGTTCACCGCGATCGACGATCTGACGCTTGGGATCTACGAGAAAGAGTTCTTTGCCTTGCTTGGCCCCTCGGGCTGCGGCAAGACCACGATGATGCGGATGCTGGCAGGGTTTGAAACGCCAACTGAAGGCAAAATTTTCCTGTCGGGTCAGGATATTGCACCGGTCCCGCCGAACAAGCGTCTGGTCAACATGATGTTCCAGTCCTATGCGCTATTCCCACATCTGAGCGTCTGGGACAATATCGCCTTTGGACTGAAGCGCGAGAACAAGCCCAAACATGATATCGCCGAGCGGGTACAGGAAATGCTGCGCCTGACCCGGCTTGAGAAATTCGCGCGCCGTAAGCCGCACCAGATCTCCGGCGGTCAACGGCAGCGGGTGGCCTTGGCAAGATCGCTGGCCAAAGCACCCAAACTTCTCTTGCTGGATGAACCTCTCGGCGCGCTCGACAAGAAGCTGCGCCAGGACACCCAGTTCGAACTGATGGACATTCAGGAAAAGACTGGCACCACCTTTGTTATTGTCACCCACGATCAGGAAGAGGCGATGACGGTCGCCTCCCGCGTGGCGGTGATGGACAATGGCCAGATCGTCCAGGTTGCCACTCCTGATCGTATCTACGAAACGCCAAATTCGCTTTACGTGGCTGATTTCATTGGCGATGTGAACATCATCGACGGCACCGCTTCGCCCACGGGCCCCGATGAATATGCGGTCAGCTGGAAAGATGGCGCCGCCCCGCTGACGGTGAAAAGCCAGGCGACATTCTCTGATGGCCAAGCCTGCCATCTGGCGATCCGCCCGGAGAAGGTCACGATCAGTGCGGATCGTCCCGCCGAGGCCGACAATAGCGTGCAGGGCCGTATTCTCGATATAGCATATCTCGGCAATATCTCGACCTACCATGTCGAACTGCCATCTGGTGCGGTGATCAAAGCTCAGACCGCAAATACCCGCCGTATCGCCCGGCGCGCCTTTACCTGGGAAGACCCGGTCTGGCTGTCCTGGACAGCCACTGCCGGTGTCCTACTGGCAAACTGA